A segment of the Amycolatopsis thermophila genome:
CGCCGGGCAGCCACCAGCCGTCGGGGTGCCGGTGGCTGTACAGGGCGCCCGACGTGTCCCGCACCAGCTGCTCGGTGACGCCCTTCAACACGTACGTCGTGCCGAGGATGCCGGCGAAACTGCCCGGCGTGACCGCGCCCGTCGCGAGCTGGCCCGCGCACCCGTCGGTCATGCCCGCGACCACCAGGCAGCCGGCGGGCAAACCGGCCACGGCACGGGGCAGCTCGCCGAGGACTGTCGTCGGGCGGACCACCTGCGGCAGCCACGCCACGTCGAAGTCGAAGACCTCGGCCGCCCACTCCTCGCGCAACGGGTCGTACCCGCTTTTCAGGGCGTGCGAGGAGTCGGTCGCCACCGGGCGGCCGAGGAGCTGTTCGCCGATGAGATCCGGCGTGTGCCGGATGCCCGCGGCGTCCGGGCAGGCCCGCCGCAACCAGGTGATCCGGCCGAGCGCCGCCGTCGGTGACACGCTCATCCCCAGCTCGCGCCACCGCGGCGCACCGGCCTCGGCCGCCTTCACGTTGTCGTCCGCCCCGCGGCGGTCGTCGTACATCAGGGCCGGGCCGAGCGGTTCGCCCCGGCGGTCGACCGCGACGATCGTGCCGGAGGTCGCCGACACCGCGACCGCCCGGACGGGCTCCGGCACCGACGCGGTGACCTCCTGCAACACCGCCTCGACCGCGGGCCACCACGACCGCGCGTCCTGCTCGCTCCGCCCGGACTCGTCCCGGACGGGGGCGGGCAACGGCCGCGAAGCCGTCGCCCGCACCGAACCGTCGTCGCCCACCGCGAAGGCACGCACCCCCGCGGTGGCGACGTCGACACCGACAACGGTCACGAGCGCGCCGCCGTCACGTCCTGCAAGCTCACGTCCTCCTTGATCGCCTTCTCGGTGGTCTCCGGCAGTTTGAGGAACCGGGTCAGCACCGCGGCCACGATGTACAGGGCGGCGAAGATGATCACCACGCCCGCCGCGCCGGCCGGTCCGAGGAACAGCGACACGATCGCGGGCCCGACGAACGCGGCGGCACCGGCGCCGAGGTTCAGCAACGCCATGGCACCACCCTTGTTCTCCGGGGCCAGCGACGGCAACAGCGCCGAGATCGGGACGAACCCGGCCAGCGTCGCGCCGTACAGCGCGCCGACGAGCAGCGCCACCCAGTAGTAGTCCGCGCCCAGTGCCGTCGGGACGAAGTACAGCAGCAGGATCGAGATCGCACAGCCGATCGCGCCGAACCAGAAGATCGTGCGCTGCCAGCCGATCTTGTCCGAGGCCACCCCGAAGATCAGGTTGAAGAAGATGTTCGTGCCGTAGATGACCGACACCAGCAGCAGCCACCGGCCCTCGCCGAACCCGATGTCGTCGGCGAAGATCGTCGGGAAGAACACCAGCATGCCGAACTCCGGCGCGGTGTTGATGACCCGCACGATCATGCCGATGCCCACCCGGGGCTTCTTCCAGGCGATCGACACGCTGGACACCAGGCTCTGCACCGGCTGGACGCCCTCCGGCGCGAGCCGGGTGAACCCGGTCCGCTCGCGCACCCCGAGCACGCACAGCAGGCCGCCGACGAGCAGGACGCCGACCGACAGCCACAGCGTGCCGTAGTGGCCGAGCACCGGGTTGGTGAAGCTCGCGACCAGCGACCCGAGCGTGGGCAGGCCGCCGGTGAACGCGAAGTAGAACCAGCCGACCGCGGCGCCGAGCCGGGCGACCGGCGCGACCGCGGTGATCCACACCAGGAACCCGAACGCGAACATCGGGTAGCCGAAGCCGCGGATGCCGTAGGTGATCAGCATCAGCGGGTAGTTCTCGCTGGGCACGGCCACCGCGAGGAACAACGCGTCGAAGACGACCCAGATCGTCAGGCCGATCCACATGACCCGGCGCGGTCCCCACAGCTCCGACAGCGCACCGGACAGCCAGGACGCGAGCATCACCGCCACGCCGTATGCGGTGATCACATAGGACGCGTGAATTTCGGTGCCCGCGCCGTTGTCGGCCATGAACGGGGCGATGAACCCGGACTCCACGCCGTCGCCGACCATGAACAGCAACAGGCCGACATAGCCGAGGAACAGCGGGGCAGGCAGCCCCCACTTCGCGAGGAGCCCGCCGAAACCCCTGCTCGGCTGGGACAACCTCGATGTTGCCGTGTGCGTCATCACGCCTCCATGAGTGTCAAGCTCGACTTATCATGGAGCATGTGAATTTCACACGCAAGTGTGTGAAGCGATCAGACCTCGGCCAGTGTCACGTTCGTCTGGTCCTCCAGCTCGCTGAGGATGTACTTGGACACGCCGGAGTCGATCACCAGGTGGTGGAAGTCCTCCACCTCGGCCAGCCGGTGCAGGGCCGTGCGCGGCACCTTGCTGGAGTCCATCAGCAGCACGCGGATCCCGGCGCTGGCGAGCATCGCGCGCTTGACCATGACGATCTCGGGCTCCTGGTGGAAGGTCATCTCCGCGTTCATCGCCGAGGTGGACACGAAGGTCGCGTCCACGGTCAGCCGCTCGACCGCCTCCAGGCACGGCATGCCGAGGAACGAGTCGTGGGTGGGCGAGTAGTCGCCGCCGAGGCCGATCAGGCGCAGGTCGTCGACGTTCTTCAGCACCTCGATCGTGCGCAGGTAGTTGGTCGCCACGGTCAGCGGCGTGACCTGCGGCAGCAGCCTGGCCAGCGCGAGCGCGGTGGTGGAGTCGTCGAGCAGGATCGACATCCCGGGTTCGACGAAGGCCAGCGCCTCCCTGGCGATCGCGGCCTTGGCCTCGACGTGCGCGCTCAGCCGGTACTCGGTGTTGCTCTCGAACACCGTGGAGGGCTGGGCCGACACCCCGCCGCGGTACTTGCGCAGCAGGCCGCGGCGGGCGAGTTCGTCCAGGTCGCGGTGCACCGTCATCACGCTCACGCCGGTCAGCTCGGCCAGTTCGGCGGCCGACGCCTGGCCCTTGTTCACAACGTAGTCGGTGATGCGCTGCTGCCGGATGTTACGAGACCGGGCGCTCCCGCTCGACTTGTCTTCCACGCCGTCCAGGCTAGGACGTGGGCAGGTTGAACCGGCGCAGGCTCGTCGCGTCGTCGTCGACGCCGATCTCGGTGATCGCCGCGTTCTCCAGCCGTGGGAAGACCCGGCGGTAGTCGCGGACCGGGATGCCGAGCAGCTCGCACAGGCTCAACCGGATCAGCGTGTTGTGGGCGACGACGAGGACGCGCCCGCCGTCCTCCCGCGCGGCGATGGTCCGCAGGGCCGCCGCACCACGCCGCGCCGCCTCGGCGGTCGGCTCGGCGCCGGGGAACGCGCCGGCCACGGGATCGGCCCGGAAAGCGGCCACGACCTGCGGATCCAGCTCGGACAGCACCCGTCCCTCGGCGATGCCGAAGTGCACCTCGCGCAGGTCGTCCAGGACCACGGGTTCGAGGCCGAGCGCCCGCGCGGACGGCTCGGCCGTCGCCGCGGCCCGGCCCTGCGGCGACCGGTACAGCGCGGTGATCCGCTCGCCGGTGGCGGTCAGGTGGGCGGCCAGCCCCTCGGCCTGGCGCCGTCCGCGGTCGGTGAGCCCGACCTCGCTGGTGCCGGCGTAGCGGTTCTCCGCGTGCCATTCGGTCTCGCCGTGGCGGACCAGCAGCAGCCGCGCTCCCATGCGTCCTCCCGTGACAAATCTCGGATCCGGTGTTAATTTAACACCAACGGCGTGAAAGGGGTTGTTGCATGGGTTTCGCCGCGGTGGTGTTCGACCTCGACGGGGTCCTGGTCGAGAGTGAACACCTCTGGGAGGAGAACTGGGTCGCGTACGCGGCCGCCCACGGTGTCGAGTGGACGGCCGCCGACACCGCCACCGTCCAGGGCATGAGCGCCCCGGAGTGGGCCGCGTACCTGGCCGAGCGCAGCGGCACCCCGGAAACCCCGGAGCAGGTCGAGAAGGCCGTGGTCGACGGGATGATCGCGTCGATCGCGAACGGCGAGGCCCCCCTGCTCGACGGCGCAGGCGCGATGGTGCGCGACGTCGCCGCCCGCGTGCCGGTCGCGCTCGCGTCCTCCGCCGCGCGCCGGGTCATCGACGCGGTGCTGGAGACGCACGGGCTGACCGGCGAGTTCGCGGCGACGGTGTCGAGTGCGGAGGTGCCGCGCGGCAAGCCCAGCCCGGACGTCTACGCCGAGGCCGCGTCCCGGCTCGGCTTCCGCGGCGAGGAGTGCCTGGGGGTCGAGGACTCCAGCAACGGCATCCGCGCCGCCGCGGCCGCCGGGCTGACCGTGATCGCCCTGCCCAACCCGACCTACCCGCCGAAGCCGGACGCGCTGGAGCTGGCCGCGCAGGTCGCCGAGTCCAACCACGACGTCCGCCGGCTGCTGCTCGCCTACCTCACCGGGGAGCTGGTGCGATCATGACGACGCTGGGAACGGCCGACACCTTCAAGCGGGACTGGCTGGACGGGTTCGTCACCGCGTACGGCCGCGAGGTCCGCAAGGTGCCCGACGCGTACGGCGTGCTGGGCCGCGGGGTGCCGAGGCAGGGCAAGGTCGCCGTGATCATCGGCGGCGGCTGCGGGCACTACCCGGCCTTCGCCGGGCTCGTCGGGCCCGGCCTGGCCGACGCGGCGGTGGTGGGGGACGTGTTCACCAGCCCGAGCGCCGAGCAGGTCTACCGCACCGCGCGCGCCGCCGAGGGCGGTGCCGGTGTGCTGTTCGCCTACGGCAACTACGCGGGGGACGTCCTGCACTTCGGACTCGCCGCGCGCCGGCTGGCGGCGGAGGGCATCGAGAGCCGCACCATCCTGGTCACCGACGACATCGCGAGCGGCCCGGCCGACGCCCCCGAGCGCCGCCGCGGGGTGGCCGGTGACTTCATCGTCTTCAAGGTCGCCGGTGCCGCGGCCGAGCGCGGCGACGACCTCGACGCGGTGCACGCGGCGGCGGTGAAGGCCAACGCGAACACGCGCACGTTCGGCGTCGCGTTCGGCGGCTGCACGCTGCCGGGCGCGGACCAGCCGCTGTTCACCGTCGGCGAGTCCGAGATGGAGCTGGGGCTGGGCATCCACGGCGAGCCCGGTGTCCGGACGGTCGGCCGCCTCGGTGCCGCGGAGCTGGCCGACGAACTGGTCGACGGCCTGCTGCCCGAGCTGCCGCCGGGTGACGGCCGGGTCGCGGTGCTCGTCAACGGCCTGGGCCGGACCAAGTACGAAGAGATGTTCGTGACCTACACGCGCATCCACGAGCGCCTGACCGCCGCCGGGCTGGACCCGGTGCACACCGAGGTCGGTGAGTTCGTCACCTCGCTGGACATGGCGGGTGTCTCGCTGTCGGTCCTGGTGCTGGACGACGAGCTCGCCGAGCTGTACGGCGCGCCGTGCGACACCCCCGGCTACCGCAGCGGCGGCGCGATCCTGCGGCCGGTCCCGCTTTCCTCCACTGTGGACAAGCAGCTGGACCGTCCCGAGGGCGAGGGCGCCGAGGTCGTCGACCGCGTGCTGACCGCGGCGATGCGCAGCATCGAGGAGAACGAGTCCGAGCTGGGCCGCCTCGACGCGGTGGCCGCCGACGGTGACCACGGACTCGGCATGACCCGCGGCATGCGGGCTGCCGTCTCGGCCGCGCGCGCCGCCGCCGGGTCGTCCGTCGCCGACACCCTGCTCGCCGCCGGCACCGCACTCGCCGACGCCGCCGGCGGTGCCTCCGGCGCGCTGTACGGCGTGCTGCTCGCCGAGACGGGCGCGGGCCTTCGCGTCGAGCGCATCACCACGACGGTGGTCGCGGACGCGGTCGACGGCGCGGTGCGCGCGTTCACCGAGCTGGGCAAGGCCGAGCTGGGTGAGAAGACCATGCTGGACGCGATCGAGCCGTTCCGGCGGGCGCTGCGCAGCCAGGCCGAGGCCGGCGCCGCGCTGCCGGACGCGTGGCGCAAGGCCGCCCAGGCGGCGACGCTCGCCGCCGAGGAGACCGCGAACCTGGTGCCCGCCAAGGGCCGCGCGGCCCGGCTGGCGCAACGCAGCAAGGGGCACGCCGACCCCGGCGCGACCTCGTTCGCCCTGATCGTCACGGCGATCGGGGAAGCTCTGAGCAAGGAGGGCAACTGATGCGGGTCGTCGTGGCCGCCGACAACGCGGGCGTGCTGCTGAAGAACGAGGTGCGGGATCTGCTGCGCGCCGACGAGCGGGTCACCGAGGTGATCGACCTGGGCGCCGACAGCCCGGAGGACGACCGCGCGTACCCCGTCTTCGGCCTGGCCGCCGCCGAGAAGATCGCGAACGGCGAGGCCGACCGCGGTGTCCTGGTCTGCGGGACCGGCATCGGCGTGGCGATCTCGGCGAACAAGGTACCGGGCGTCCGCGCCACCGTCGCGCACGATTCATACTCGGCCGAGCGGTCCGTGAAGTCGAACAACTGCCAGATCATCACGTTCGGTGCCCGCGTGATCGGGGCCGAGCTGGCGAAGAAGATCGTCACCGAGTGGCTGGGGTACACGTTCGACCCCGGCTCGCCCAGCGCGGCCAAGGTCGCGCACATCACCGAATACGAGCAGGTCCACGCGGCCAGTTGAGTCCGACCAGGTTCGAGGAGGAGCCAAGTGCGCGTTCTGTGCGCGGGAGATGAGTTCGTCGGCAACGACCTGCTGGCCGACGCGGTCCGGGCCGAGCTCGGCGCCGAGCCCGAGTTCACCGAGTTGTCACTGCCGTGGCCGGTCGAGCCGTTCGGCCCGGTAGGCGGCGTGCACGAGGCGAGCGGCACCGAGGAGCAGGTCATCGAGGCGCTGGCCGGGGCCGAGGTCGCGGTCACCCAGATGGCACCGTTCACCAAGAAGGTCTTCGCCGCCGCGCCCGAGCTGAAGCTGGTGTCGGTGTGCCGCGGCGGACCGGTGAACGTGGACCTGGCCGCCGCCACCGAGGCGGGCGTCGCCGTGACCTACGCGCCGGGCCGCAACGCGACCGCGGCCGCCGAGTTCGCGATCGGCATGATCCTCGCCGCCATGCGCCGCATCTCGACCTCCTCGGCCGAGCTGCTGGGCGGCACCTGGCGCGGTGACTACTACGCCTACCCGAACGCCGGTCTGGAGCTGGAGGGCACCACGGTCGGCCTGGTCGGCTACGGCGCCATCGGCTCGCGGGTGGCCAAGGTGCTCGTCGCGTTCGGATCCAAGGTGCTGGTCGCCGACCCGTACGCGAAGCCGGACCAGATCGCCGCGGATGGCGCGGAGCTGGTCGAGCTGGAGGACCTGCTGCGCCGCAGCGCGGTGGTGAGCCTGCACGCGCGGCTGACCGACGAAACGCGCCACCTGATCAATGCCGAGCGCCTGGCCCTCCTGCCGCACGGCGCGGTGCTGGTCAACTCGGCGCGCGGCGGGCTGCTGGACTACGCGCCGCTGCCGGATCTGCTGAAGTCCGGACGGCTGGGCGCGCTCGCGCTGGACGTGTACGACGTCGAGCCGCCGCCCGCGGACTGGGCGCTGCGCGACGCGCCGAACGTCATCGCGACACCGCACCTGGCGGGTGCCAGCCGCCAGACCGCGGAACGGGCCGCGCGGATCGTCGCCGCCGAGGTCGGCCGCTACGCCCGCGGGGAGAAGCCGGCCAACATCGCCAACCCGGATGTGCTGCGATGATCATCGGCGTCGACATCGGTACTTCACTGACGAAGGCCGTCGTCTTCGACGAGGCCGGGGTGTCGCTGCACCAGGCGTGCACGCCGTCCGAGGTGCACCACCTGCCCGGCGGCCGCGTCGAGCAGGACCTGGACCAGGTCGTCGGCACGGTCGCGACCGTCGTGCGCGAGGTCGCGGCGAAGCTGGACGCGCCGGTCACCGCGCTCGCGTTGACCGGCCAGGGCGACGGCGTGTGGCTGCGCGACGCGGACGGCAACGCCGTCCGTCCGGCCATTTCGTGGCTCGACGGCCGGGCCAACGCACTGCTCGCGAAGTGGCAGGCCGACGGCGTCGCCCGCGAGGTGTTCCGGCGCACCGGCTCCGGCATGTTCCCGGGCTGCGCCGCCGCCATCCTGTCCTATCTGGACACCCACGAGCCGGAGGTGCTGGACCGGGCCGTGGTCGCCGGGTACTGCGTCGACGCCGTGGTGCAGCGGCTCACCGGGAAGATCACGGTGGATGTGTCCGACGCGTCCCTGCCGTTCCTCGACCCCAAGACGCGGCGCTACGACGAGGACGCGATCGCCGCGGTCGGGTTGTCGCACCGCCGGAACCTGCTGGCCGAGCCGGCGGTGCCGAAAGCGGTGTTCTCGTTGAACCGCCGTGGCGCGGAGCTGCTGGGGCTGCCCGAGGGGTTGCCGGTCACCGCGGGCCCGTTCGACCTGCCCGCCAGCGCGATCGGCGCGGGTGTGCGCGAGCCGGGTGACGGCATCCTCACCGCGGGCACCACCCTGGCCTGCCAGGTGCTCACCGACAACGCCGAGTTCGACGGCGAGGGCGAGCCGGCCGGGATGTTCCTGTCCACGCCGAGGCCGGGCGAGTACCTGCACGCGATGCCGGCGATGGTCGGCACCGCGAGCATCGACTGGATCTGCCGCCTGCTCGGCATCGAGGTCACCGAGATCGGGTCGCTGCTCGCGCAGAGCCCGCCCGGCGCGGCCGGGGTGCGGGCGTTGCCGTTCCTGTCCGCGTCCGGCGAACGGGCGCCGTTCGTGGACGCGTCCGCGCGGGCGCAGTTCGCCGGGTTGAGCCTCGAGCACGGGCGGGCGGACGTGGTGCGGGCGCTGTGCGAGTCGATCGCCTACGCGGCGCGGCACTGTTTCGAGGCCGCCGGGCTGTCCGGCCGGCTGTACGCGTGCGGCGGCGGGGTGCGGTCCGCCGAGTGGACGCAGATCTTCGCCGACGTGCTCGGCCGCCCGATCGTGATCCCGAGCGATCCGGGTGTCGGGGCGCGGGGCGCCGTCCTGGTCGCGGCCGAGGCGCTGAACCAGCCGTACGACGCGGACCTGTGGGCGAGCAGCTCGCGGACCGTGACGCCGGTGTCCGAGAATGTCGAGTTCTACCAGCGTGGTTATGCGGACTACCAGGCGTCCCTGACCGCGGCACGAGGGTTGTGGCGACTGTGATCCTGGCCGACGAACGCCGAGCGGTGTGCGAGTACGCGCGACGGTTGTCCGCCGACGGTCTCGTGGTGGGCACCTCCGGCAACATCTCCGCCCGCTCGGGCGACCTGATCGCGGTGACGCCGACCGGGGTGGACTACGGCGTGCTGACGCCCGAGGACATCCCGGTGGTGTCGCTCGACGGGTCCATTGTGGACGGCACGCTGCGCCCGACGAGTGAGATGCCCATGCACCTGTCGGTGTACACCAAGGCCGCCGACCCCGACGGCGCCCCGATCACCGGGGTGGTGCACACGCACTCGGTGCACGCGACGGCGGTGTCCACTTTGGTCGACGAGGTGCCCGCGGTGCACTACATGCTGGCGACCGTCGGACCGTCGGTGCGGGTCGCGGGTTATGCGACGTACGGCACCGAGGAGCTGGCGGAGTCGATGCTCGCGGCGATGGAGGGCCGTCGCGGTTGCGTGCTGGCCAACCACGGCACGATCACCTACGGGGACGGCCTCGCGGCGGCGTACAGCAGGGCCGAGCAGCTGGAGTGGCTGTGCGAGGTGTGGCTGCTCGCCCGCTCGGCGGGCAACCCGCGGTTGCTGCCGCCCGAGGAGATCGCGCACGTGGTCGAGAAACTCAGGGGATACGGGCAGAAGTAGCTGGCATGCTGGGCCGGGTGGAAGAGACCGTCACCCACGTGGAGATGACCAGTCCCGACGACCTGTGCCCGGCAGCGCCCGTCCCCGGGGTGACGCTGGAGAACGTGCCGGCCGACTCGCCGCTGATCCGCCCCACGACGCTCCGGATCGGCGAGCGGTACCACTGGCCGAGCACCACCTGGTCCGAGGCCGAGTGGGCGGAGTACCTGGCCCGCCCCGGCCGGGCCTGCGTGCTGATCCGGTACGCCACGGAGGTCGCCGGCCTGGCCGATTTCCAGTGCTACGCCCTCGGTTCCGTGGAGATCACGACGTTCGGCGTCGTGCCGGAGTACGTGGGCAAGGGCATCGGCGGCTACGCGCTGACCCTGGCGGTGACGGAGGCCTGGAACCTCGCCCCGACCGTGCGGCGCGTCTGGTTGCACACCTCGACGCTCGACCACCCGCACGCCCTGCCGAACTACCAGCGCCGCGGATTCCGCACGTTCCGCACCACCACGGGCGAGCGTTGACGTCGGGGCCGGCTTCCCACTGCGCACGCGGTCCGCACACCACGGGGCGTTCGTCCGCGACGGCCCCAGGTCACGGAATCAGCACAGCGCGGTCGCGGATCCGGTCCCAGGCGCTCACGGGAAGATCGGCCACGACGAGCACTTCGTCCACGCTGGTGAACGGGGTGCCACGGCGGCTACGTGTGTCAACGATGGTGCCGGCCACGTCCAGCGGGATGCCACACACTTCGGCGATCACGGGGGCTGGAGCGCCGTTGAGGTCGACCAGGCCGCCGTCGTCGTAGGACCCGCCCAGGTCTGGTCGTCCAACGTGCAACTCGCGGGCGAGCAGCGGATCGTCCGCAGCCAGTTTCCGGGTTTCGTCGCGTCGAGCGCGCGCGGCCAGTGCGGCTCTGACCGCGGGATCGGTGTTCGCCAGTTGGCCCTGGTCATCGCCGGGCACGCCGTCGTAGACCATGCGGCGCAGGGGCGTGACCATGAGGCAGCCGACGATGACGACGCCCAGCGCCAGTAGTCCACCGACCGTGCTGATCGGACCGTCGACGGTCTGGCCCTGGTCGCTGCGGGGCGTGATCGCCAGAAGCACGTACATCAACGCGTCGAGGCCACCGAAGATCAGGGCGAACCGGCGCGCCTTGGCGGTCTTCAGCCTGAGGGCAGCGTGCAGGAAGGGCACCCACGCGAACGCGCCGGCGGTCGCGACCAGCACGAGGTAGTACCAGAAGCCGCGAACGCGGGCCTTCTGCTCCAGCGGACCCACGCCGTGGGAGGTCGAATGCGCGTGATGACCAGCCGGCTTGAACGACTTCTGGTCCTTGAACCCCATCCGTGCCTCCCCGTTCCATTGATCCTGAGATCGTCCACAGGGGATGACCGTTACAGCGACCCGACACTTCAAGGAAGCCCGGCGGAGCCACCAAGGCCGTCCTCAGGCCGTTCGGGAGACTGCGAAGACCTGATCGATAGCGAGTGCTGTGATCGTCTCTCCGGCGGGGCACCACTCGAGCAGCTCTACGGCCCACTCAGCCGCTGCCTCCACCAAGCTGCGCTGCCCCACGCACCGACACGCGCATTCGGGTCGGGCAGTGTCCGCCGCCGGAACTCGTCGTCAAGGTGCGCAACCACCCGGCGCAGCTCCCGGCCCGGTCCGCGGGGCAACACGCTCAGCGCGTGTTCCAACTCGTCTCGAGCCTCGATCGGACCGCAGCAAGGACGCCTGCGACCACACGCACCGATCGCTGTCTACGCGTACACACCCAACTTGCGCGTACGACACCCGGCCGCCTACGTGGCATTTTCCCCGTGAGTCGCAAGACACCAGCCGGGCGTCCACGGACAGCGGCCAGCCAGGGCCCTCAAGCGTCGGGCACGCGAGAATCCGTGAGAACTGTCGAGACCGGAACCAGCAGGCCAGAGGCGGCTTCGAGCCAACGAAGCCAGATTGCCGCCGACCGGGGATCAGAATTGGTAGTACAGGAACGGGCTGAAGGTCC
Coding sequences within it:
- a CDS encoding DeoR/GlpR family DNA-binding transcription regulator is translated as MEDKSSGSARSRNIRQQRITDYVVNKGQASAAELAELTGVSVMTVHRDLDELARRGLLRKYRGGVSAQPSTVFESNTEYRLSAHVEAKAAIAREALAFVEPGMSILLDDSTTALALARLLPQVTPLTVATNYLRTIEVLKNVDDLRLIGLGGDYSPTHDSFLGMPCLEAVERLTVDATFVSTSAMNAEMTFHQEPEIVMVKRAMLASAGIRVLLMDSSKVPRTALHRLAEVEDFHHLVIDSGVSKYILSELEDQTNVTLAEV
- a CDS encoding 2-hydroxyacid dehydrogenase, coding for MRVLCAGDEFVGNDLLADAVRAELGAEPEFTELSLPWPVEPFGPVGGVHEASGTEEQVIEALAGAEVAVTQMAPFTKKVFAAAPELKLVSVCRGGPVNVDLAAATEAGVAVTYAPGRNATAAAEFAIGMILAAMRRISTSSAELLGGTWRGDYYAYPNAGLELEGTTVGLVGYGAIGSRVAKVLVAFGSKVLVADPYAKPDQIAADGAELVELEDLLRRSAVVSLHARLTDETRHLINAERLALLPHGAVLVNSARGGLLDYAPLPDLLKSGRLGALALDVYDVEPPPADWALRDAPNVIATPHLAGASRQTAERAARIVAAEVGRYARGEKPANIANPDVLR
- a CDS encoding MFS transporter → MTHTATSRLSQPSRGFGGLLAKWGLPAPLFLGYVGLLLFMVGDGVESGFIAPFMADNGAGTEIHASYVITAYGVAVMLASWLSGALSELWGPRRVMWIGLTIWVVFDALFLAVAVPSENYPLMLITYGIRGFGYPMFAFGFLVWITAVAPVARLGAAVGWFYFAFTGGLPTLGSLVASFTNPVLGHYGTLWLSVGVLLVGGLLCVLGVRERTGFTRLAPEGVQPVQSLVSSVSIAWKKPRVGIGMIVRVINTAPEFGMLVFFPTIFADDIGFGEGRWLLLVSVIYGTNIFFNLIFGVASDKIGWQRTIFWFGAIGCAISILLLYFVPTALGADYYWVALLVGALYGATLAGFVPISALLPSLAPENKGGAMALLNLGAGAAAFVGPAIVSLFLGPAGAAGVVIIFAALYIVAAVLTRFLKLPETTEKAIKEDVSLQDVTAARS
- a CDS encoding HAD family hydrolase → MGFAAVVFDLDGVLVESEHLWEENWVAYAAAHGVEWTAADTATVQGMSAPEWAAYLAERSGTPETPEQVEKAVVDGMIASIANGEAPLLDGAGAMVRDVAARVPVALASSAARRVIDAVLETHGLTGEFAATVSSAEVPRGKPSPDVYAEAASRLGFRGEECLGVEDSSNGIRAAAAAGLTVIALPNPTYPPKPDALELAAQVAESNHDVRRLLLAYLTGELVRS
- a CDS encoding histidine phosphatase family protein; its protein translation is MGARLLLVRHGETEWHAENRYAGTSEVGLTDRGRRQAEGLAAHLTATGERITALYRSPQGRAAATAEPSARALGLEPVVLDDLREVHFGIAEGRVLSELDPQVVAAFRADPVAGAFPGAEPTAEAARRGAAALRTIAAREDGGRVLVVAHNTLIRLSLCELLGIPVRDYRRVFPRLENAAITEIGVDDDATSLRRFNLPTS
- a CDS encoding FGGY-family carbohydrate kinase, translated to MTVVGVDVATAGVRAFAVGDDGSVRATASRPLPAPVRDESGRSEQDARSWWPAVEAVLQEVTASVPEPVRAVAVSATSGTIVAVDRRGEPLGPALMYDDRRGADDNVKAAEAGAPRWRELGMSVSPTAALGRITWLRRACPDAAGIRHTPDLIGEQLLGRPVATDSSHALKSGYDPLREEWAAEVFDFDVAWLPQVVRPTTVLGELPRAVAGLPAGCLVVAGMTDGCAGQLATGAVTPGSFAGILGTTYVLKGVTEQLVRDTSGALYSHRHPDGWWLPGGASNTGGEAVSGVAGLAAMDSAAAKRGPARVVAYPLKRSGERFPFVTPEARGFVLGEPADEVELHRARLEGVAFVERLALERLQGLGVPVTGPLVAAGGGSRSPLWTRIRATVTGMELRVSPQAETGYGAALLAAAAVLPGGLTEAAGMISDEGQLIEPDPSEVEALEHSYQRFTEELKSRGWI
- a CDS encoding GNAT family N-acetyltransferase gives rise to the protein MLGRVEETVTHVEMTSPDDLCPAAPVPGVTLENVPADSPLIRPTTLRIGERYHWPSTTWSEAEWAEYLARPGRACVLIRYATEVAGLADFQCYALGSVEITTFGVVPEYVGKGIGGYALTLAVTEAWNLAPTVRRVWLHTSTLDHPHALPNYQRRGFRTFRTTTGER
- a CDS encoding class II aldolase/adducin family protein; its protein translation is MILADERRAVCEYARRLSADGLVVGTSGNISARSGDLIAVTPTGVDYGVLTPEDIPVVSLDGSIVDGTLRPTSEMPMHLSVYTKAADPDGAPITGVVHTHSVHATAVSTLVDEVPAVHYMLATVGPSVRVAGYATYGTEELAESMLAAMEGRRGCVLANHGTITYGDGLAAAYSRAEQLEWLCEVWLLARSAGNPRLLPPEEIAHVVEKLRGYGQK
- a CDS encoding FGGY-family carbohydrate kinase, whose product is MIIGVDIGTSLTKAVVFDEAGVSLHQACTPSEVHHLPGGRVEQDLDQVVGTVATVVREVAAKLDAPVTALALTGQGDGVWLRDADGNAVRPAISWLDGRANALLAKWQADGVAREVFRRTGSGMFPGCAAAILSYLDTHEPEVLDRAVVAGYCVDAVVQRLTGKITVDVSDASLPFLDPKTRRYDEDAIAAVGLSHRRNLLAEPAVPKAVFSLNRRGAELLGLPEGLPVTAGPFDLPASAIGAGVREPGDGILTAGTTLACQVLTDNAEFDGEGEPAGMFLSTPRPGEYLHAMPAMVGTASIDWICRLLGIEVTEIGSLLAQSPPGAAGVRALPFLSASGERAPFVDASARAQFAGLSLEHGRADVVRALCESIAYAARHCFEAAGLSGRLYACGGGVRSAEWTQIFADVLGRPIVIPSDPGVGARGAVLVAAEALNQPYDADLWASSSRTVTPVSENVEFYQRGYADYQASLTAARGLWRL
- a CDS encoding ribose-5-phosphate isomerase → MRVVVAADNAGVLLKNEVRDLLRADERVTEVIDLGADSPEDDRAYPVFGLAAAEKIANGEADRGVLVCGTGIGVAISANKVPGVRATVAHDSYSAERSVKSNNCQIITFGARVIGAELAKKIVTEWLGYTFDPGSPSAAKVAHITEYEQVHAAS
- the dhaL gene encoding dihydroxyacetone kinase subunit DhaL produces the protein MTTLGTADTFKRDWLDGFVTAYGREVRKVPDAYGVLGRGVPRQGKVAVIIGGGCGHYPAFAGLVGPGLADAAVVGDVFTSPSAEQVYRTARAAEGGAGVLFAYGNYAGDVLHFGLAARRLAAEGIESRTILVTDDIASGPADAPERRRGVAGDFIVFKVAGAAAERGDDLDAVHAAAVKANANTRTFGVAFGGCTLPGADQPLFTVGESEMELGLGIHGEPGVRTVGRLGAAELADELVDGLLPELPPGDGRVAVLVNGLGRTKYEEMFVTYTRIHERLTAAGLDPVHTEVGEFVTSLDMAGVSLSVLVLDDELAELYGAPCDTPGYRSGGAILRPVPLSSTVDKQLDRPEGEGAEVVDRVLTAAMRSIEENESELGRLDAVAADGDHGLGMTRGMRAAVSAARAAAGSSVADTLLAAGTALADAAGGASGALYGVLLAETGAGLRVERITTTVVADAVDGAVRAFTELGKAELGEKTMLDAIEPFRRALRSQAEAGAALPDAWRKAAQAATLAAEETANLVPAKGRAARLAQRSKGHADPGATSFALIVTAIGEALSKEGN